CTGCGGAGCCGGTTGGTGATGGCAAGCCGGGATTTGTCGAGTGGGAGAAGCTGGAGACGCCTGTGCTCGAGCTGTTTCCGGACATGCGCATCCCTCACTCGAATCTGCACCGCTGGTATGACATCCGCGTCGATCAGGTTCAGCGCGATGTAGTGGCCCGCTCCGAACAGGCGCGGAAGATCGCCGAAGCATTTGCCACCTCTGTCGTAAAGGATGGCGATCAGGCCGTGCTGAACGCCGCACGCGATACGTTCATGTCCGTGCTGTCTGAGAATGGCTCTGTGAAGGGGCGCGAGAATGCAGCCAAGGCCCTCATCGTACTCGGCGAAGTGATGCAGAGGGCGCGAGCGAATGATATCCGCGAGCGCCGTGTTGCAGTCGATGAACGCAAGATGGCGCAGATGGAGAAGGACGCCGAGCTGCGTCGCAAGCGTATGGACGAAGAGACCGCCAGGGCGTCGAAGAAAGCTGCGAAGGGCGTTGTTACTCAGGAAGACATCGACAGGCTGCGCGAGCGTGTCTTCGGCTTGCCGCCGTTGGCGAAGGTAGAGGCGAATGCAGCGCACAGCTAAGGGGCTGATGCAGGCGGCTGTCCTCGGCGTTGGCATGATCGCCAGCGGCATAGCCGCGCCCCCGAGTCCCCCGCAGCCGTCGCACCCCGCTGTATTGCAGATGAGGCCGTACCAGCAGCGCTGGATCGACGACGGCGCTCGCATGAAGATCGCGGTCAAGTCTGCCCGCATCGGCTTCTCATTTGCCACGGCGCTCGAAGCGGTCCTCGACTGCATCGCCCATCCGAAAGAAACATGGACGGTCCTCAGCGCTTCGAAGCCTCAGTCGGTTGAGTTCATTCAGACGTGCCACACGCTGCTTGAGCTGATGCAGGGAGCTGTCCAGCTCTATCAGGACGAGAGCTTCTATGACGAGCTGGGCGAGTACGAAGCCATCCAGCAGCGCGTCACTCTTCCTAATGGGTCTCGCATCATCGCACTTGCGGCGAACGCAAGAACGGCGCGTGGTTATCCAGGCAACGCCATCCTGGACGAGTTTGGCCATCATGGTGAGAGCTATGCGATCTGGGCTGCTATTACACGGCAGACGTCTCTCGGTCATAAGATCCGCGTACTATCTACGCCGAACGGCGAGCAGGGTAAGTTCTACGACCTATGCAAAGAACTGGGACTTGTAGATGGAGTAGCCCCCGAGCATAACTTCCAGAAGTACAAGGGCTGGTCCGTTCATTGGATCGACGCCGAGATGGCGATCGCGGACGGCTGCCCGATCAACATGGAAGAGATGCAGCAGATGATCCAGGATGACGATGTCGTCAACCAGGAGTTCCGTTGCATCTTCCTGAAATCTACTGGCGCATGGCTGCCGCTCGAACTTATCCAGAGCGCCGAGGACGATGGTGCGACGCTCGATCTGCCTGGAGGCTATAGGCCGCGTGGGAAGCTCTTCGCAGGTATCGACGTCGGACGCGTGGGTGACCAGACTACTTTCTGGCTCAAAGAGCAGATCGGCGATGTGCTCTGGACGCGTATGGTCATCGCGCTGCATGGTGTGACCTTCCCCAAGCAGTGCGAGATGTTGACGCCCTATGTGAAGATGACGAGCCGCACAGCGCTCGACTCGACAGGCATGGGTATTGCTCTATGGGATCTATTGAACGTGAGCTGTCCCGGCAAGGTTATGGGCGTGAATTTCGCAGGTTCGAGCCGACTCCGCGACGAGAAGCGCAAAAAGAACCGCGCTACGACTGCCACTGAGGACGGTGCGGTGAGCATGAAGGTTGACCTCGCCATCAAGCTCAAGCGTTCGATGGAAGGCGCGAAGGAACGTATCCCGTATCACATGGACATCCGGACGGAGCTGCAGGCCATCAAGCGCGTGCCGACGTCGACAGGCGTTACCTTCGACGCTCCGCGTGTGCCGATCGAGACGGCAGTAGCCGGTGGAGCAAAGCAGAAGGGCTACCAGCACGCCGATCGCTTCTGGGCGTGTGCCCTGGCGACATACTCTGCGGGGTCAAACACCGTATCGGTCGGGATGGCTAGAAGCTCCAACCCCACAGTGGGACAACAGTTGAGAGGTTATTGATGGCAGACCAGACAATTCCGCCGCTGCCGCCGCAAGGGCAGCTCGTTACACAGCAGATATTGCAGCAGGCGATTATGGCCGGCTGGCTCAATACGAACGCATTCAGCGGCCTGCGCGACCCCACGCATATCTGGCAGCAGATGACCTACGGCGGCAGCCAAGCCATCCCGCTTTATCGCGAGCTGGAAGATAAGGACGATGATGTCAGCTCCGCACTAGACGAGCTGAAGCTCAGCGTTCTTGAGCGCGAGTGGACGATTGAGCCGGGCGACGACAGCCAGGCCGCCCTGGATGCCCGCGACTTCGCCAAGGCCCAGCTCGATGGCGTGGACTTTGACGCCGCGATGGATACGCTCCTCGACGCGGCACCGTATGGCTTCTCCTGCGCTGAGCTGATGTTCGATACGAGCATGGGGCAGGCATCGCTCTTATCGATCGATGATTGCCCACAGGAGATGTTTCTCTTCGGCGAGCGGTTCCAGCCTCAGACTGGTCCTATCCAGCTTCTCGACTATGTGGGGTCGTCTACGGGCACTATAGTTCCCGCCGAGAAATTTGCAGTCTTCAGCTATCGTGGCCGCTCGCGCAATCGCATGGGCAGGCCGCTTCTAAAGAATGCGTTCTGGCCCAGTTGGTTCAAGCGCCAGATTCTCGGCCTATGGCTCAAGGCGGGAGGTAAAGCAAATGGGACCGCCGTCGCACGATATGCGGAAGGAGCGTCCGCCCAGGAGATGCAGTTCGCTGTCGAGTGCGCAGAGGGCCTGGTAGATGGCGTTGCGATGGCCATTCCGCAGAATATGGATTACGACGTCGACCTTCTGAAGGTAGCCCGTGGAAGTGATCCGGGGATCTACGAGAAGCTCTTTACGCAGATGCAATACGCGATCGCGCGTGCAATCAAAGGGGAGACACTTACTAGCTTCGGCAATGAAGGCGGCAAAGGTTCCAATGCTCAGGGCAACACCCACGCGGACACATTTGAGAAGCGTTCGATCTCGCTGGCTAAGAAAGAGAATGCGGTAATCAATAATCAGATCCTTCGGCCCGTTCATCTCTGGAACTTCGGCCCAAACGTGCCCCCTCCACGGTTCAGTTGGGATATCGCCGAAGACAAGGATCTGACGGGCAAGCTTGCGATCATGACCGGGGCCCAGCGGATCGGCGTGCCGATCCCGGCCAAGTGGGCAGCTCAAGTGCTGGAGATCCCGCCCGTGGGCGAGGATGACCAGGCGCTGATCCCGAATGTCTCGGGAGCCGTCCCGGCTCTGCCTGGCGCGGCCTTCGCTGAGAGCAGCGAGGACGTAAAGGAGGCCGACTTCGGGATCGCTCGATTGGATAAGCTGTCGGCTCAGATGAAGCGGGAGTCGATGATTGAATTCCGCACTCGCACCCGGCAAGTCGCGGAGCGCCTCTCACGCGGTGGTAACTGATGGCGCGTCCCCAGCTCGTCGACATCCTGGCTACGCACCTGGCTGCGGCGAATGTACTCGGAAGAGTCGACGTGCTGACTGCGGCAAAGCGGAGGACTGGTAAGTCGCTTCCCCTGGCGACAAGCTCACGCCTCAACTTCGCCGAAGCCGGTGCGGATAGTTTGAATCTTGGCTTCGGTTTTGACTTACCCAACGATGACGCCGCGCAGTACATCAGGTCACTTACTCCAGTTACAAAGGAGACCTTCGATGGACTTACTGCGCAATATCGCAGGTTGGCCTTCACTCTTGCCGGGAACGCCGATCTTCGACTTATCAAGAATGTCCGCGATGAGTTAGCCGACGTTGTGCAACACGGCGGCAATAGCGATGACTTCGCCGCAGTCGTCAATAAGATGACCAGCGACGAAGGAGTTGAGCGTATCAATGCGTTCAGCCTGGATAATGCCTTCGAGATCGCGACGCACAGAGCATATGGCCAAGGGCGCTACGAGCAGCAGACTGATCCTGCAATGGTGGATGCGCTTCCGTTCTGGACATTCCTCACCATGCGCGATGATGCAGTTCGTCCTGCGCACGCGGCACTCGAAGGCTTTACGGCGCGTGCTACCGATCCTGTGTGGAACAGAATCTATCCTCCATGTGATTTCGGTTGCAGATGTACCACCATCGCCAAACTACCCAGCGAAGTAAGTGACGATGCGAGTGAAGACGGAACTACAAGGCTAGGCGTTCTAAGGATGGCCGCCGCCGCACCGGTTAGTTTTGGTGGCCTCTTCTAGACAACCTCAAGCCCTGAGCCATCCATAAGTCGGGCTTTTGACTTACAAACTTACTATCCCGTTAGTGAGCAAACTTACCAATCAGTGGGTTGATCTGTTCGAGGCCGGTAACTACGGCGACAAGGGCGAATACTCCAGCTCTGACATCGATCAGATCATCGCGAACTACGATCCTGCCCACCATGAAGCTCCGGTTGTCATCGGTCATCCGGCGACAGACGCACCGGCTTATGCGTGGGTGGAGAGTCTACGCCGCGTTGGAGCCAAGCTGCAGGGCAAGTTCAAGCAGATCGTTCCGGCATTTGAAGAGGCAGTGGAGGCAGGCCGCTACAAAAAGCGGTCTGTCTCTCTCTACAGCAGTGCGAAGGGATTCGCTCTTCGCCATGTTGGCTTCCTCGGCGGTTCGCCCCCTGAAGTGAAAGGTCTTGCAGACATCAAGTTTGAAAACGAGGACAGCGAATCGGTCGAGATCGAGTTCGCAGAGGAGAAGGATATGGCAACCGAGCAGTCGGAACAGCAGCAGACCAAATGGATGGAGGGATTCATTGATTCCCTTCAGAAGCGCTTCCCGGGTATGTTCGGGGCGCAGTCATCGCAGGCGAACTTCAGTGAGGCCGATGTGAAGCGCATCTCCGGAGAGGTCGCCGCCGCCGCTGTCGCCGCTGCCGTTGCGCCTCTCCAGGCGAAGCTCGATTCGCATGATAAGAACTTCACTGAGACGAAGACCGCATCTGAGACTGCCGCGTCCAAGACGCGTGCCGCGAATGCCATCTCCGGCCTGAAGTCTTCCGGTAAGTGGGTTCCGGCCTTCGACCGCGACGGCCTTACCATCCTGTTCGATGAACTCGCGAAGGCTGAGACCGTCATCGAGTTCGGCGAGGGCGACAAGAAAAAGAAGCAGACGCCGCTCGAGATCCTGGTCACGTTCATGGAGTCCTTTCCGCAGATCGTACCGGCTGGACGCGCTTATACCGGGCACGGCCCCGGCAGTCTACTTCCGGCGGCGTGCAGTTCAATGAGTCCGATCGCGTCAAGGCTGACCCCAACTCTGTCCTCTTCGCCGAGGCCATCCAGGCACGCATGAAGGAGAACCCGAAGCTGGACTGGGCCAAGGCGTCGCTTGAAGTAGCTGCTGAGCGTCCCGAGCTTACCGTGCCGGGAGGCGCGGCAGCAGGACAGGTCTAGCGCAATGACTAGCCTCTCCGGGCCGCGGTTGTCCGGAGAGGCTGATTCGCAATTTCAGATGTGCCCTCGGGCGAAAGGTTGAGACTATGCCAGCAGTTGAAAAAACCGGAGTTATCGATGCCGGGCATCTGACCCGGACTTACCAGGCCGGAGTGGCCGGGATGAAGCGCGGCACCGCAGTGATGCAGGGTGCCGACCCACAGCACGTTATCCCCGCGACGGCCAATGCGCAATGCCTCGGCCTTCTCGAAGAGGACGTCATCAACGTCGGCGACGACTGTGCTGTGCGTGTCTCAGGCGAGGCCGTCTTCATCGCCGGAGCTGTTCTCAATGCGCCTGCATATCTCGTCTCGAATGCGACCGGGCAGCTCATCCCGAGCGCCGCAATCGGCGACAACGTCATCGCTCGTGCTGTCTCGAGCATCGCGGCTATCGGCGATTACGGAACAGCCTTCATCACGCCTTTTATTCGCTAACAAATTCTGATTGATCTCTTTCCGCTGAGCGGAAGAAAGCAGGTTCAAGATGGGTGGATTCGCCCCAGTAATGCCGATAGGAACGCTGAACGTTGCGTTGTCGAACTACATGCAGCGTATCCGCAACAACAAGATGATGATCGACATGATCGCACCGCGTGTCCCTGTCGATCGCCAGTCTTACCAGTATGTGAAGTGGGACAAGTCCAACTCGCGCCTCACGCGTCAGACACGCCGCGCGCCTGGTGCTCGTCCGCAGAGTGTACGTACGACCTTCGGTGCCGACACCTACTTCTGCCACGGCCACGCTCTCGAAGGTAACGTGCCGTTCGAGGCTCAGCAGTATGGCCTCGGCCTCGGCTTCAGCGAGGAGCAGGCGCTGGTTGCGTTCCTGATGGATCAGATGACGCTCGATGCGGAGGTCGAATGCGCCAACATCGTGCTGAATCCAGCACTCGTTCCCAACACGCAGACCTTGTCCGGAGCATCGATGTGGGACAACGTGGCATCTGACCCCATTACCGTGATCGATGCGGCCAAGTCGGCGATCCGTCAGAACGGAGTGGACGCCAACTTCCTCATCTTCTCTGACCCTGTCTACACGGCAGTGAAGAACCATCCTGATATCGTTGACCGCCTGAAGTACACCAACACCACCGGCGTCTACGACACGGATGCGCTCTCCGCTCTCTTCGAGGTGCCCGTATCTCGTGCATCCGCCTATGTACTGGATGACGACAATAACGAGACATGGGTGTGGGGCGAGAGCGCGGTACTCGGTTATAGTCAGCAGGCACCGAGTCAGATGGATATCAGCGCTATGAAGCAGTTCGACTGGACTGCGGCTCCCGGCACAGTCGGCGGTTATGGCGTCATGACCTTCCCCGATCCCTACCTCAACAAGAAGACCACCATCTCTTCGATCGAGCGCTACTACGATCTGAAGCTCACCGCCCCCGGCTGTCTCTTCACCTTCAACGGCTGCTGTGCGGTCCCGGCTTACGGAGCCAACGCTCCTGAAGTCGAAGGCTAATCCACGATTTTTTACCGAAGGGCAGTAAGCAGGGCTGCCGGGGCTAAGGTTCCCGGCAGCCGCATAAGGAGACCATCATGGACGTTGTAACCCCCATCACCACGAACTATGTCACCACGTCGCCGATTCGTCACAATCGCAAGCTCTACCAGACGGGCAAGCCTATCGCGCTCACAACCGAAGAGGCTGACCGCCTCCGCAAGTACGGCTCCATCCGCGAGGCTGATGCGCCTGTTGCCATCCAGGCCGTTGTGCTGGGTGAGTCAACTCTCGCGAAGCTCACCGTGGCGGAGCTGGTCGAGCAGGGCACCCTTCTCGGCCTCACGCTCGACGCCAGCTCTGGCAAGGATGCAATCCTCGCTGCCGTTATCGCCGCCGCAAAGGCCGTGAAGGGCTGATGGCATACGCAGCACAGTCCGACCTGGTACCGGGCCGCATCCAGTCGCTGACACTCGCTCAGTTGACCGGCGACGGCAGACCGCCGGAGATCGATCCCGGCGTCGTCTCCGAGAAGCTGGACGAAGCCTCGGGCCAGGTCGAGCTGTACTGTCGTCTTCGCTACAAGCTGCCGCTGCAGCCGACGAACGAGCTGGTTGGCCTTACCTGCACAATCGCGATCTACCTGCTCTATTCGCGCCGCACAGGCCCGATCCCCGAAGCAGTCACCAATAACTACCAGGACGCCATGAAGATGCTGCGAGACATCTCAGCCGGAAAGGCCAGCCTGGATCAACCGATCGGGACTATCGATCAAGCATCGTCGGGACCTGTAGTTCGCTCTACTCGGCCCAACAAATTCAGCGATCGCAACTTGAGAGGCTTCGAATAATGGCGGCGTCGGTACAGGTGAATGATCGTGCGGTATTGCTGAGCCTCGGTGATTACCGCGCCAGCATCTCCGATCGTGCGGCCATGTATAGAATCCTCGGCCGCATGATGGTGGACTCGATCCATCTGACGATGGTTGAGCAGGGTTCACCCTCTGGCTCCTGGGTGCCGTTCGCTCTGTCTACTACTCTCCGCAAAGGGTTCAAGCCACACAAGCTCCTCTACCTCCTCGGCAATCTCTTTCGTTCGATTCGCTTCGACGTCAA
This is a stretch of genomic DNA from Granulicella sp. WH15. It encodes these proteins:
- a CDS encoding phage protein Gp27 family protein, with translation MAKTGDARKTKQPLKIDRLPISVHEAILHLRNVMGKTWQEIEELSAEPVGDGKPGFVEWEKLETPVLELFPDMRIPHSNLHRWYDIRVDQVQRDVVARSEQARKIAEAFATSVVKDGDQAVLNAARDTFMSVLSENGSVKGRENAAKALIVLGEVMQRARANDIRERRVAVDERKMAQMEKDAELRRKRMDEETARASKKAAKGVVTQEDIDRLRERVFGLPPLAKVEANAAHS
- a CDS encoding terminase family protein, which produces MQRTAKGLMQAAVLGVGMIASGIAAPPSPPQPSHPAVLQMRPYQQRWIDDGARMKIAVKSARIGFSFATALEAVLDCIAHPKETWTVLSASKPQSVEFIQTCHTLLELMQGAVQLYQDESFYDELGEYEAIQQRVTLPNGSRIIALAANARTARGYPGNAILDEFGHHGESYAIWAAITRQTSLGHKIRVLSTPNGEQGKFYDLCKELGLVDGVAPEHNFQKYKGWSVHWIDAEMAIADGCPINMEEMQQMIQDDDVVNQEFRCIFLKSTGAWLPLELIQSAEDDGATLDLPGGYRPRGKLFAGIDVGRVGDQTTFWLKEQIGDVLWTRMVIALHGVTFPKQCEMLTPYVKMTSRTALDSTGMGIALWDLLNVSCPGKVMGVNFAGSSRLRDEKRKKNRATTATEDGAVSMKVDLAIKLKRSMEGAKERIPYHMDIRTELQAIKRVPTSTGVTFDAPRVPIETAVAGGAKQKGYQHADRFWACALATYSAGSNTVSVGMARSSNPTVGQQLRGY
- a CDS encoding DUF935 family protein — protein: MADQTIPPLPPQGQLVTQQILQQAIMAGWLNTNAFSGLRDPTHIWQQMTYGGSQAIPLYRELEDKDDDVSSALDELKLSVLEREWTIEPGDDSQAALDARDFAKAQLDGVDFDAAMDTLLDAAPYGFSCAELMFDTSMGQASLLSIDDCPQEMFLFGERFQPQTGPIQLLDYVGSSTGTIVPAEKFAVFSYRGRSRNRMGRPLLKNAFWPSWFKRQILGLWLKAGGKANGTAVARYAEGASAQEMQFAVECAEGLVDGVAMAIPQNMDYDVDLLKVARGSDPGIYEKLFTQMQYAIARAIKGETLTSFGNEGGKGSNAQGNTHADTFEKRSISLAKKENAVINNQILRPVHLWNFGPNVPPPRFSWDIAEDKDLTGKLAIMTGAQRIGVPIPAKWAAQVLEIPPVGEDDQALIPNVSGAVPALPGAAFAESSEDVKEADFGIARLDKLSAQMKRESMIEFRTRTRQVAERLSRGGN
- a CDS encoding phage minor head protein, coding for MARPQLVDILATHLAAANVLGRVDVLTAAKRRTGKSLPLATSSRLNFAEAGADSLNLGFGFDLPNDDAAQYIRSLTPVTKETFDGLTAQYRRLAFTLAGNADLRLIKNVRDELADVVQHGGNSDDFAAVVNKMTSDEGVERINAFSLDNAFEIATHRAYGQGRYEQQTDPAMVDALPFWTFLTMRDDAVRPAHAALEGFTARATDPVWNRIYPPCDFGCRCTTIAKLPSEVSDDASEDGTTRLGVLRMAAAAPVSFGGLF
- a CDS encoding DUF1320 domain-containing protein — protein: MAYAAQSDLVPGRIQSLTLAQLTGDGRPPEIDPGVVSEKLDEASGQVELYCRLRYKLPLQPTNELVGLTCTIAIYLLYSRRTGPIPEAVTNNYQDAMKMLRDISAGKASLDQPIGTIDQASSGPVVRSTRPNKFSDRNLRGFE